A DNA window from Haliovirga abyssi contains the following coding sequences:
- a CDS encoding NAD(P)-dependent malic enzyme: MSLREKALKLHREGRGKLEVKSKFKLETKDDLALLYTPGVAEPCKEIAKDKEKVYEYTTKGNTVAVVTDGTAVLGLGDIGPEAALPVMEGKAILFKEFADIDAIPICLDSKDVEDIVKTVKLLSPSFGGINLEDISAPRCFEIEARLIKELDIPVFHDDQHGTGIVVLAGILNSLKLVKKKIEDVKIVINGGGAAGTSIAKHILSAGAKNLIVCDLNGAISSDDENSLVKSHHRDLAKITNPNNEKGNLKEILKGADVFVGVSRGNLLNEEMVKSMAKGSIVFAMANPVPEIMPDVAKKAGATVVGSGRSDFPNQINNILAFPGIFRGALDARVGDITEEMKLAASYAIAGIIEENEITEEYVIPSPFDRRVANAVAEAVKKIAKK, translated from the coding sequence ATGAGTTTGAGAGAAAAAGCATTAAAATTACACAGAGAAGGAAGAGGTAAATTAGAGGTAAAAAGTAAATTTAAATTGGAGACAAAAGATGATTTAGCACTTTTATATACACCAGGAGTAGCGGAACCTTGTAAAGAAATAGCAAAAGATAAAGAAAAAGTATATGAATATACAACAAAAGGGAATACAGTAGCTGTAGTTACTGATGGGACAGCAGTTCTTGGATTAGGGGATATTGGACCAGAAGCAGCACTACCTGTAATGGAAGGTAAAGCAATTTTATTTAAAGAATTTGCTGATATTGATGCAATACCTATATGTTTGGATTCTAAAGATGTAGAGGATATTGTAAAAACAGTAAAACTATTATCACCATCTTTTGGAGGAATTAATTTAGAAGATATATCTGCACCAAGATGTTTTGAAATAGAAGCAAGATTAATAAAAGAATTAGATATTCCTGTATTTCATGATGATCAACATGGGACTGGAATTGTTGTATTAGCTGGGATTTTAAATAGTTTGAAATTAGTAAAGAAAAAAATAGAAGATGTAAAAATTGTTATTAATGGAGGAGGAGCAGCTGGAACTTCTATTGCAAAGCATATATTAAGTGCAGGAGCTAAAAATTTAATTGTATGTGATTTAAATGGAGCTATATCTTCAGATGATGAAAATAGCTTGGTAAAATCTCATCATAGAGATTTAGCAAAGATAACAAATCCAAATAATGAAAAAGGAAATTTGAAAGAAATATTAAAAGGGGCAGATGTTTTCGTAGGAGTTTCAAGAGGAAATTTATTAAATGAAGAGATGGTAAAGAGTATGGCAAAAGGAAGTATAGTTTTTGCAATGGCAAATCCTGTACCAGAAATTATGCCAGATGTTGCTAAAAAAGCAGGAGCTACAGTTGTGGGAAGTGGAAGATCAGATTTTCCAAATCAAATAAATAATATATTGGCTTTTCCTGGTATTTTTAGAGGTGCTTTAGATGCAAGAGTAGGGGATATAACAGAAGAGATGAAATTAGCTGCATCATATGCAATAGCTGGAATAATAGAAGAAAATGAGATAACAGAAGAGTATGTAATACCTTCACCATTTGACAGAAGAGTAGCAAATGCAGTGGCAGAAGCAGTAAAAAAAATAGCTAAAAAATAG
- a CDS encoding peptidase U32 family protein, which yields MDVKLMEIVAPAGSPSSLKAAIKAGADAVYLGIKGFGARRNAVNFGVDEIVEYIDYAHLRGVKIYLTLNSIMSDNEIESIYRNVKKLYLAGIDAIIVQDFGVFKFLKENFKNLNLHASTQMTITNNLEAKFLKENGFDRAVLARELSFEEIKKIQNSSKIDLEIFVSGALCISYSGKCYMSSFIGGRSGNRGMCAQPCRKLYNKDGEEKYFLSPKDQLLGKEEINLLKSINISSIKIEGRMKNEKYVYEIVKYYRKLVDESYSDDIGNKNILKIFNRGYSKGYFYGVDKENILNRENSADFGYEIGKIFENNRIEIKDKIKLGDGITFVDKDNKVIEGRYVNKIFLENNREVKEAEKTIIKLNKIPEGSKYIFKTYDKELDDNIEKDLKNITKRINIYAEIIIEKGKKLSLKFIYKNRGKEIKSEVLGEVITEKAKKSIDKKIILEKISELGETTFKINNSRIKYDGESFVSFKELKNLKRECAEKLEKNIIDFYKRKDDYEDIKKISEEDNLKNKSDKSEELVISATVFNENQENFLRKLGIEKIYKKGYSIINEDELTKINFEEKNKIEDEDDIKLSKNITQLVINKDKLTVDYSMNIFNSYALRFYENLGNIDTIFLSQEMSEKQIMNLKKGKNRLGIVVYGCPKVMEVRVPLFEEKVSELTNEFKDKYFVKINDLGHSELYLKKPLNLIRQIDDLESYGINEVRLDFTFEDEFEISRIIKNLKDRTGEYIPYNYEKGVF from the coding sequence ATGGATGTCAAATTGATGGAAATAGTGGCTCCAGCAGGGAGTCCTTCTAGTTTGAAAGCAGCAATAAAAGCTGGAGCAGATGCGGTATATTTAGGAATAAAAGGATTTGGAGCAAGAAGAAATGCAGTTAATTTTGGAGTAGATGAAATAGTAGAATATATAGATTATGCACATTTAAGAGGTGTAAAAATATACTTGACATTAAATAGTATTATGAGTGATAATGAAATAGAGAGTATTTACAGAAATGTAAAAAAATTATATTTGGCTGGGATAGATGCTATTATTGTTCAAGATTTTGGAGTATTTAAATTTTTAAAAGAAAATTTTAAAAATTTAAATTTACATGCAAGTACACAAATGACAATTACAAACAATTTAGAAGCTAAATTCCTAAAAGAAAATGGGTTTGATAGAGCTGTTTTGGCAAGAGAACTTAGTTTTGAAGAGATAAAAAAAATACAAAATAGTAGTAAAATAGATTTAGAAATATTTGTATCAGGAGCTTTATGTATTTCATATTCTGGGAAATGTTATATGAGTAGTTTTATTGGTGGACGAAGTGGAAATAGAGGAATGTGTGCACAGCCATGTAGAAAACTATATAATAAAGATGGAGAAGAAAAATATTTTCTCAGTCCAAAAGATCAATTATTGGGAAAAGAAGAGATAAATCTATTGAAAAGTATAAATATATCTTCTATAAAAATAGAAGGTAGAATGAAAAATGAAAAATATGTATATGAAATTGTTAAATATTATAGAAAATTAGTAGATGAAAGTTATTCGGATGATATTGGAAATAAAAATATATTGAAGATATTTAATAGAGGCTATAGTAAAGGATATTTTTATGGTGTAGATAAAGAAAATATATTAAATAGAGAAAATTCTGCAGATTTTGGATATGAAATTGGTAAAATATTCGAAAATAATAGAATAGAAATAAAAGATAAGATAAAACTAGGTGATGGAATAACTTTTGTGGATAAAGATAATAAAGTTATAGAAGGAAGATATGTTAATAAAATATTTTTAGAAAATAATAGAGAAGTAAAAGAAGCGGAAAAAACAATTATAAAATTAAATAAAATTCCTGAAGGAAGTAAATATATTTTTAAGACTTACGATAAAGAATTAGATGATAATATAGAAAAAGATTTGAAAAATATAACAAAGAGAATAAATATATATGCAGAAATAATTATAGAAAAAGGTAAAAAGTTAAGTTTAAAATTTATTTATAAAAATAGAGGGAAAGAGATAAAAAGCGAAGTTTTGGGGGAAGTAATAACTGAAAAGGCTAAAAAAAGCATAGATAAAAAAATTATATTAGAAAAAATATCTGAATTAGGAGAAACAACATTTAAAATTAACAATAGTAGAATAAAATATGATGGGGAATCATTTGTAAGTTTTAAAGAATTGAAAAATTTGAAAAGAGAATGTGCTGAGAAATTAGAAAAAAATATAATTGATTTTTATAAAAGAAAAGATGATTATGAGGATATAAAAAAAATATCTGAAGAGGATAATTTAAAAAATAAATCAGATAAATCAGAAGAGTTAGTAATATCTGCAACTGTTTTTAATGAAAATCAAGAAAATTTTTTAAGAAAATTAGGAATAGAAAAAATTTATAAAAAAGGATATTCTATTATAAATGAAGATGAATTAACTAAAATTAATTTTGAAGAAAAAAATAAAATCGAAGATGAAGATGATATTAAATTATCTAAAAATATAACACAATTAGTTATTAATAAGGATAAATTAACAGTTGATTATAGTATGAATATATTTAATTCATATGCTCTAAGATTTTATGAAAATTTAGGGAATATAGATACAATATTTTTATCGCAAGAGATGTCAGAAAAACAGATAATGAATTTAAAAAAAGGAAAAAATAGATTAGGAATTGTAGTATATGGTTGCCCAAAAGTTATGGAGGTTAGAGTTCCTTTATTTGAGGAAAAAGTATCTGAATTAACAAATGAATTTAAAGATAAATATTTTGTAAA